Proteins encoded within one genomic window of Syntrophorhabdaceae bacterium:
- a CDS encoding phosphatidylserine decarboxylase: MREPFIAREGLRIIIPSLVLVAVLLIGRFFFLSLFVLCFASFCLYFFRNPRRRTDEGADALISPADGTVIDIGEVTQEEFLGGSVTRIAIFMSPTDVHVNRAPCSGRVISMKHVAGKFAMAFGKDIEVQNERNYILFENEGERILIVQIAGFLARRIIPYVKVDEQVTQGQAVGIIAFGSRVDIYFHKGYEPVVNLHAKVQAGKTALARKKEVQ, encoded by the coding sequence TTGAGAGAACCTTTTATTGCAAGGGAGGGGCTGAGGATCATCATCCCCTCCCTTGTTCTTGTTGCCGTCCTTCTGATAGGCAGGTTCTTTTTTCTCTCGCTGTTTGTCCTGTGCTTTGCATCCTTTTGCCTGTACTTTTTCCGCAACCCCCGGCGGCGCACCGACGAAGGGGCGGATGCGCTCATTTCCCCGGCGGACGGGACCGTGATCGACATAGGCGAGGTTACTCAGGAGGAATTCCTTGGCGGCAGCGTTACGAGGATAGCCATATTCATGTCGCCCACCGATGTCCATGTCAACAGGGCCCCCTGCTCCGGCCGTGTCATCTCGATGAAGCACGTGGCAGGCAAGTTCGCCATGGCCTTCGGCAAGGATATCGAGGTGCAGAACGAAAGGAACTACATCCTCTTCGAGAATGAGGGCGAAAGGATCCTCATCGTCCAGATAGCGGGCTTCCTGGCCCGCCGCATCATCCCCTATGTCAAGGTCGACGAGCAGGTGACCCAAGGCCAGGCTGTGGGCATCATAGCCTTCGGATCCCGCGTGGACATTTATTTTCACAAAGGATATGAACCTGTGGTAAACTTACACGCAAAGGTGCAGGCAGGCAAAACCG